A single Saccopteryx bilineata isolate mSacBil1 chromosome 11, mSacBil1_pri_phased_curated, whole genome shotgun sequence DNA region contains:
- the RNPC3 gene encoding RNA-binding region-containing protein 3, giving the protein MAAPEQPLGMPRACQSSAALSPPRGDRTLLVRHLPAELTAEEKEDLLKYFGAQSVRVLSDKGRLKHTAFATFPSEKAAIKALTRLHQLKLLGHTLVVEFAKEPDQAHSPCPSSGTEKKKRSEDPVEDDKERKEVECLTIENGIAPNHGLTFPLNSCLKYMYPPPSSTILANIVNALASVPKFYVQVLHLMNKMNLPTPFGPITARPPMFEDYMLLHAPLPPASPRPPGEPPLPDEDEELSSVESEYASSDEEDRQRMAKLMELANLQPKRPKTVKQQRHVRKKRKIKDMLTASASVSHSLHPVLSPSDVFDQPQPVGNKKIEFHISTDMPVAFKKDLEKEPDCEEQNRDTPAAEADASSMGFGKIFPKPSLSVAEESKEDSDEMPSECISRRDLERGRISREEMETLSVFRSYEPGDPNCRIYVKNLARHVQEKDLKYIFGRYVDFSSETQRIMFDIRLMKEGRMKGQAFIGLPDEKAAARALKEANGYVLFGKPMVVQFARSARPKQDSKEGKRKY; this is encoded by the exons ATGGCGGCCCCAGAGCAGCCGCTGGGGATGCCGAGAGCCTGCCAGAGCTCTGCCGCGCTCTCTCCGCCGCGGGGCGACCGGACCCTGCTGGTGAGGCACCTGCCTGCCGAGCTGACCGCGGAGGAGAAGGAGGACTTGCTCAAGTACTTCGGGGCGCAGTCGGTGCGCGTCTTGTCGGACAAGGGGCGCCTG aaACATACAGCTTTTGCTACTTTCCCTAGTGAAAAAGCAGCTATAAAG GCACTGACGAGGCTCCACCAGCTGAAACTTTTAGGTCAtactttagttgttgaatttgcaAAAGAACCAGATCAAGCTCATTCCCCATGTCCCTCTTCGGGCAccgagaaaaagaaaag GTCTGAGGACCCTGTAGAAGatgacaaagaaaggaaagaagtcgAGTGTTTAACTATAGAAAATGGGATTGCGCCAAACCATGG GCTGACCTTTCCTCTAAACTCGTGCCTCAAGTATATGTACCCACCGCCGTCAAGCACGATCCTAGCAAACATAGTCAATGCCTTGGCCAGTGTGCCCAAGTTCTACGTGCAG GTGCTTCATCTtatgaataaaatgaatttgCCCACACCTTTTGGACCAATCACTGCACGACCTCCCATG TTCGAGGACTACATGCTGCTGCACGCGCCTCTGCCGCCTGCGTCTCCGCGGCCCCCGGGGGAGCCCCCCCTGCCCGACGAGGACGAGGAGCTGTCTAGTGTGGAGTCCGAGTATGCGAGCAGCGACGAGGAAGACCGTCAGAG AATGGCCAAACTAATGGAACTAGCAAATCTTCAGCCCAAAAGACCAAAAACTGTAAAGCAGCAACGCCACGTGAGAAAAAAGCGAAAGATAAAGGATATGTTGACTGCGTCCGCGTCTGTCTCCCACAG TTTACACCCGGTGCTGTCGCCTTCGGATGTATTCGATCAACCACAGCCTGTAGGGAATAAAAAAATCGAATTCCATATATCTACCGACATGCCGGTGGCCTTTAAGAAAGATTTAGAAAAGGAACCTGATTGTGAAGAACAAAATCGTG ATACGCCTGCGGCTGAAGCGGATGCCTCCAGCATGGGCTTCGGGAAGATCTTCCCCAAACCCAGCCTGAGCGTCGCAGAGGAGAGCAAAGAAGACTCTGATGAGATGCCATCGGAGTGCATTTCCAGGCGGGACCTGGAAAGGGGCAGGATTTCTAGAGAAG aaatggaaACACTTTCGGTTTTCAGAAGTTATGAACCTGGTGACCCAAACTGTAGAATTTATGTAAAGAATTTAGCTAGACATGTTCAAGAAAAG gaccttaaatatatttttggaagatacgttgatttttcatcagaaacaCAACGGATAAT GTTTGACATCCGCCTGATGAAGGAGGGCCGCATGAAAGGGCAGGCCTTCATTGGACTGCCCGACGAGAAGGCGGCTGCCAGGGCCTTAAAGGAAGCCAACGGCTACGTCCTGTTCGGAAAACCGATGGTGGTT CAATTTGCTCGATCTGCTAGACCAAAGCAAGAttctaaagaaggaaaaagaaagtattaa